The Leptospira brenneri genomic sequence TTAAATGCCCGGTTGGGTCGTAGATTCTAGAAAATTCTTAAGAAAACCCTTTTTTTGAAACCAATTCATATAAAAACGAACCGGTCTTTTGTGGCTAAGAAAATTGATTTAAGGATACTCAAATGAAAAATCTATCGTACATCATTCTGGATGGAAATTTAACCGCAGACCCAGAGGAAAGAAATGTCGCGGGAGGAAAATCTCTCGCTGTTTTCACAGTTGCTGTCAACCATACAGCAAACAACCAAGAAGGTAAGGAGAAAGACGACGTCTCTTACTTTGAGGTAGAGGCTTGGGAAAAATTAGGAGAGAACTGTGTGGAATACCTTAAGAAGGGAAGTAAGGTGACGGTTATGGGAAATCTGAAACAAAACCGATGGAAAAGTCCGGACGGGGAAAACAGGTCTAAAATCAAAGTGACTGCTTCTACCGTTCGTTTTGACAGTGCTCGTAAAAAAGATTCGAAGGCTGCGTAAAAAACCAAAGGACGGGTGTTGGATTTCCCTCACCCGTTTTTTACTTATGGGGTAGGGATCGTTCTCTTTTTATGTTTTGTATGAGTGGGAGAATCAAAAATAGAATGACTGTCGTTATGTTCCGATTTGGAATCTTCTGTCGATTCTTCTGCGAGTTTTTTTTCTTCGCTACGATCGTCATGTAATGATTGTTTTCCATTTTTAAACACGGACAAAATTCGAAAATACCTTGGCGAAGATACTAAGTTCCATTCTCTAAAAAAGAATTTAGTAAATCCATGTTTTGGTCCAAAGGCACCATTACTTGTCTCAATTTTGTTTTTGATATTTGTTTTGAAATCGGATTGTTCTTCTTTTGTTAAGTTAGGAAATTTTGCCACTTCCCCATCCACATAACGATTACGAAGAATGTCTAGTTCTCTGCGATTACGTCTTGTAACGTCCTCAAAAAAATATTGGTTAGGACCGTTACAATTCCCTGAGTATGATTCACAATTAGGTTCTAGATGTGGATTTACATAAGTGAGTTCTAGATAGATACTAATGTATTCTCCTGGGTTTGGAACTTTACCATCGTGAATTTCTAAAACTTGGGGAACCGTATCTCTGTCTGTGTACTGTCTTTCGATTGCTTCTCTTGAAATTTTAGTTTCAGGGCTTGTGCTATTCACCTTTACGGGTTTTTTTGATTCACCCACAATGACTTTGTTTCGCATTACTTCAGTTTTGGTTTCCAAAATTTCATAAGCTTGGAAGTTAACTGGTTGTTTGGCGATGATTTCCCCTTTTTGGTTGAGTGCAACGATATGATGTTCTAAAATATTGCCGGCAATGATTTCTTCAATGATACTAATTCCAGCATCTTCAAAGAATAGATCCAATTGAATGAAAGGGATTTTATTTTCGGAGTATTCGACATTCACGCCTGGTTCTTGGGTGAGAGGTTTTTTTCCTTCTTTGGAATCTGTATGGACCGCTTCCGATTTTGTAATCATCCGGATGTGGTTGAGATTGATTTGTTCTGTGCGAGTGGGAAATGTTGGGGTAATTACCTGTTGCGGAGTTTCACATCCGAAAGTAAGGAGTAACAGGAAGCCAAAAAAATACAAGCGGTTCATATACTAAGTATCGGTCATGGATTGCCCCTAAAATTAGGGGCAATTAATAAGATTAGATGTGTTTTGCGCTCATTGGAGGAAGGATTGGTCCACTCGTTTGGATGATTTCCACATACTTTCCATTGGTCAAACGGAAAGCCTTTTCCGGTTTGTCTTTTAAGAAGTATACAGTTTCCATTCCGGTTTGAGTAGGAGCTTCCATTTTTAAAACCTTTCCCCACTCTGTATAAGTGAAAGTAACTGTTTTGCCGTCCATTGTATATTCTTTCACAAGTTTCCCATCAAAGTCATACTCTGCCATTGCAATCGGATTACGGTCTGTCCAAAACTCGATTAAGTTAAAAATAAAAATATCTAGAAAACTTCCGAATCCGTAAGCAATATAAAGTGGGAAAATCATCAAAAGGGAACGAAAGAAACTTGCGATTTTACCAGAACCAATTTGGATGTTTCCGTTAAACGAATAGACTGCTTTCACTGCTCCGAATTTTCCAAAACAATTTGCAAATAAACCAAAGGATAGGATTCCTATGAGTGTTGATGTGAGTAATTTTTTCATTTTTACCTCGTAGTTCTGAACTTAAAAACTAAAGACCAATCCTAGGAGATTCTGGAATCATCTGCAAGCCGAAATGATTGACATGGTCATTTTTTCGAAGAATCTGGTCTGAATAGAAGGCATATCCCATTGATCTTTTCCGATTTTGAATACTTTGTCTTCTTTCTCTTCGTTTTTTTTACAGTTTGGTACGTATTCCCCGCAATTTTCTCCAACCAATCAAGAGAAACACGAATCTTACATATCTTCCTTCTCATCAGTAGTTATTTTTTTTACATGTCTTGGGACTACCGTTTTGGTGCTCTCATTCTACTTTCTACAGCGATCGATTATTTTGTCGGACTCAAACTAGCATCTGAATCAAGAGAGAAGGTAAGGTATTATCTTTTACTCTTTAGTTTGATTACGAATTTAGTATTTATCTTAGGATTTTTTAAATACTACAATTTTTTAGTCACATCTGTGAATTCAATCACCAATCCTTTGTTTGGTGTTGATACCTTACCTGTTTTAAAAATCATTTTACCTGCAGGTATTTCCTTTTTTACCTTCCAGTCTTTGTCCTATACGATTGATGTTTATCGAAATGAAATTCCTGCCGAAAAAGACTTCATTCGATTTGCTCTTTTTGTGAGTTTTTTCCCTCAACTTGTGGCAGGTCCCATTGTGACTGCAAGAACCTTTATGCCACAGTTGTATACACCAAAGAAACTAGAAGACATTGAGTTTCGTGTAGCGATTCGTTTTTTTATGTTGGGTTATTTTAAAAAAGCTGTTCTTTCCGATATGGTGGCTCCCACAATCGACACAATATATGCAGATCCATCTGGGCACCACGCCTATGCATTGTTAATTGCAGCAGCTCTCGGTGGAATCCAGGTTTATTTAGATTTTAGCGGTTATTCGGATATGGCAATTGGAAGTGCAATGTTACTTGGTTATAAACTTCCTACTAATTTCAATTTGCCTTTCCTTGCCACTTCTGTTTCTGGGTTTTGGCGTCGTTGGCACATGACATTAAATTCTTGGTTAAGGGATTATATTTATATTCCTATGGGGGGAAGTCGGGTAACTTCCGTAAGACGTAAGTTTAACCTTTGGTTTACTATGTTTGTGAGCGGGGTTTGGCATGGAGCCCAATGGACCTTTGTGTTTTGGGGAAGTTTAAACGGATTTTTTTATGTTTTGGAAGAGATTTGGAATGAGTGGTTTCCGAACCAAAAGAACGGTAAAGAATCAAATCCTTGGTATAAAGCTCCTCTTTGGCTTTTTCAGAACATTCTCAATAGCTCTATTTTCTTTTTAGGTGCTGTATTCTTTCGATCTCTATCTTGGGAAAATGCTTGGGTGCACATTCGGGGAATTTTTACCTTCCAAGCAGGGCAGATCCGTCCCTACATGTGGAAAGACTTCCTTTGGATCCTATTTTTCCTCTATTTGGGTCATATCATCGGTTATTTTATCTTTGAGAAGGGAAAATGGAAAGGGATCCCTGCCAGTTTGGAATTTGCTCTCTATCCTGTTCTTTTTCTTGTCTTAAATTTAGCTACACCAGAAAACTCTGTTCCGTTCATTTACTTTCAGTTCTAATCTGCTTTTTTCGTTTCCAATAATGCGAATCCTTTTACCTTGTTGCTATGGAAAGTGAGCGAAGGCTTCCACGAATATCCCCAGGTGACTTTTCTGAATTTGAGATCCACTTGGATTTAGAAGGGATCACATTATTTGGAAAGTTGGGGAATATTTCCGAAGAAGGCCTTTGTTTTTTGGGTGAAGATGATTTGCTCAGTGATGAAATCGAATCCCAAGTTTTGGGAAGTATTGTTTGGGCAAAAGGCACCAAACGTATGTTTTTTGAGGGAACAGTGATGTGGACTCAAACTTCAAAAATTAAAAACGTAGTCTATTATATCGCAGGAATTCAGTTTCAAGAAAGACTGAATCTTACAGATTCTATGCTTGCTCGCAGTTTGGAGATCAAATGAAAATACTACTTCTTGGCGGAACTGGCCTGATTGGAAAACAGGTTTTGTTATCCCTTGTTTTTTATCCACAAATCAAAAAGGTAATTGTTTGGGCCAGAAATTCACAATCGAATCCAAACCCAAATGTTCCCATTGAAGTTGTGCAAGTGAGTTGGGAAGACTTTAAGACGGGAAAGGTTAATATTCCCGATGGTTTGGATGCTGTGTTTTGTTGTCTTGGTACAACCATTAACAAAGCAGGGAGCCAAGAAAAATTTAAAGAAATTGATTACGAATATCCTTTGTTTGCTGCAAAACAAGCTAAAGAAAAAAAGGTTCCTGGGTTTTATATCATCACTGCTATGGGGTCTGATTCCAAATCATCCATTTTTTATAACCGAGTGAAGGGTGAAATCGAAACGGAACTTCGAAAATTAGAATTTCCCTTCCTCGGAATTTTTAGACCTTCACTTCTCATTGGTGAAAGAGAAGAGGTGCGAGTGGGTGAAAAAGTGGGGGAGTTTTTAGGAAACCTAATTCCTTTTGGACTTCTTGGGCTCAAAAAATTCAAACCGATACCTGGTGAGTATGTAGCCAAATCTATGATCTATTCTTTGTTACACGACAAACCGAAACCGAATTCCTCGGCAACGGTTAAAATTTATGAAAACGATGTCCTTTGGGAGATCGGTAAGGACCATTCTTTTTGATTCCCGACAACAAACAAAAACCCTATTCCAAAACCAAATACATCATCCTGAGTTGGGTGGTTCACTTCATTGTTAGAGTTTGGTATCTATTCATTCGGAACCAAAAATTCATCATTCCTGATGAATCAGCCAAAGTCATTGAAAAAGGTTCTGGTTATATCATTGCCGTTTTCCATGAAACCACACTTTCCCTTTATCGACATGCGACTCAGTATTTAAAACGAAAGAAAAAAGCTGATATGGTGGCTCTCGTTTCTCAATCAAAAGATGGAGAGATCATCCACCAAACATTTGCTCGCTCTAACCTTCGTTCGGTCAGAGGTTCTTCCACCAGAGGGGGAACGGGGGCTTTTCGTAATATTCTAAAAGAAATGAAACAAGGTGCTGTTCCTATTTTTACCGTCGATGGCCCCAAAGGCCCGAGAAGGGAAGTAAAACCAGGTGTCATTGTGACCGCGTCTCTCACAGGTTTTCCGATTCTGTATTTGCATTCTTGTTATGACAGGGCTTATACGTTTAAAAGTTGGGACAGGCATTTTTTCCCCAAATTTGGAGCAAGGCTTTTCATCCAGTATGGCGAGCCTTTCTTTGTTCCCAAAGGTCTGTCGGAGAGCCAAATGGATGAATATGCCAAAAAATTGGAAATTGCCATGGGGAAAAATGCGGAAACTCTGGAATCCTATGTGCGTGGACTCTTTCCTGACAATTCTATTGACGTACCACCTAAACTCTAAATTTTAACCAAGTAAGGTAAAAAAATGTCATCTCTTAAAAACTATATCTTCACTTCCGAGTCCGTATCAGAAGGACACCCAGACAAAGTCTGTGACCAAATCTCCGATGCCAT encodes the following:
- a CDS encoding single-stranded DNA-binding protein, translated to MKNLSYIILDGNLTADPEERNVAGGKSLAVFTVAVNHTANNQEGKEKDDVSYFEVEAWEKLGENCVEYLKKGSKVTVMGNLKQNRWKSPDGENRSKIKVTASTVRFDSARKKDSKAA
- a CDS encoding DUF3332 family protein; this encodes MKKLLTSTLIGILSFGLFANCFGKFGAVKAVYSFNGNIQIGSGKIASFFRSLLMIFPLYIAYGFGSFLDIFIFNLIEFWTDRNPIAMAEYDFDGKLVKEYTMDGKTVTFTYTEWGKVLKMEAPTQTGMETVYFLKDKPEKAFRLTNGKYVEIIQTSGPILPPMSAKHI
- a CDS encoding MBOAT family O-acyltransferase, giving the protein MIFSDFEYFVFFLFVFFTVWYVFPAIFSNQSRETRILHIFLLISSYFFYMSWDYRFGALILLSTAIDYFVGLKLASESREKVRYYLLLFSLITNLVFILGFFKYYNFLVTSVNSITNPLFGVDTLPVLKIILPAGISFFTFQSLSYTIDVYRNEIPAEKDFIRFALFVSFFPQLVAGPIVTARTFMPQLYTPKKLEDIEFRVAIRFFMLGYFKKAVLSDMVAPTIDTIYADPSGHHAYALLIAAALGGIQVYLDFSGYSDMAIGSAMLLGYKLPTNFNLPFLATSVSGFWRRWHMTLNSWLRDYIYIPMGGSRVTSVRRKFNLWFTMFVSGVWHGAQWTFVFWGSLNGFFYVLEEIWNEWFPNQKNGKESNPWYKAPLWLFQNILNSSIFFLGAVFFRSLSWENAWVHIRGIFTFQAGQIRPYMWKDFLWILFFLYLGHIIGYFIFEKGKWKGIPASLEFALYPVLFLVLNLATPENSVPFIYFQF
- a CDS encoding PilZ domain-containing protein — encoded protein: MESERRLPRISPGDFSEFEIHLDLEGITLFGKLGNISEEGLCFLGEDDLLSDEIESQVLGSIVWAKGTKRMFFEGTVMWTQTSKIKNVVYYIAGIQFQERLNLTDSMLARSLEIK
- a CDS encoding nucleoside-diphosphate sugar epimerase, producing MKILLLGGTGLIGKQVLLSLVFYPQIKKVIVWARNSQSNPNPNVPIEVVQVSWEDFKTGKVNIPDGLDAVFCCLGTTINKAGSQEKFKEIDYEYPLFAAKQAKEKKVPGFYIITAMGSDSKSSIFYNRVKGEIETELRKLEFPFLGIFRPSLLIGEREEVRVGEKVGEFLGNLIPFGLLGLKKFKPIPGEYVAKSMIYSLLHDKPKPNSSATVKIYENDVLWEIGKDHSF
- a CDS encoding lysophospholipid acyltransferase family protein, coding for MIPDNKQKPYSKTKYIILSWVVHFIVRVWYLFIRNQKFIIPDESAKVIEKGSGYIIAVFHETTLSLYRHATQYLKRKKKADMVALVSQSKDGEIIHQTFARSNLRSVRGSSTRGGTGAFRNILKEMKQGAVPIFTVDGPKGPRREVKPGVIVTASLTGFPILYLHSCYDRAYTFKSWDRHFFPKFGARLFIQYGEPFFVPKGLSESQMDEYAKKLEIAMGKNAETLESYVRGLFPDNSIDVPPKL